The Nocardia sp. XZ_19_385 genome contains a region encoding:
- a CDS encoding phytoene/squalene synthase family protein → MTHAELVAAGIEDPALQQSYRECRALNARHGKTFFLATRLLAPDQRPAVHALYGFARRADDILDDFDPALTVAERAARLARLATQFESVDTAGDAVLAAVRHTVERYRIPRDLFEAFLMSMRMDLSVTDYPDRSALDRYVYGSAEVIGLQLLPVLGTASAAAEAAPYAAALGKAFQLTNFLRDIDEDLARDRVYLPADELAAHGVDRELLSWCSGRGKADPRVRAALAAQHAETRAIYDYARAGIETLAPRSRPCVATAAVLYARILDRIEDRDFEVFGHRARVGTGERLRVGGAGVFKAWWARRKAQPVPAPALENLPTTATEE, encoded by the coding sequence ATGACCCACGCCGAACTCGTCGCCGCCGGTATCGAGGACCCCGCCTTGCAGCAGTCCTACCGCGAGTGCCGCGCACTCAACGCCCGCCACGGCAAGACCTTCTTCCTGGCGACGCGGTTGCTCGCGCCCGATCAGCGCCCTGCCGTGCACGCGCTCTACGGTTTCGCGCGCCGCGCCGACGACATCCTCGACGACTTCGACCCGGCGCTCACCGTTGCCGAGCGTGCGGCTCGATTGGCCAGGCTGGCAACGCAATTCGAGTCCGTGGATACCGCGGGAGACGCCGTGCTGGCCGCGGTGCGGCACACCGTCGAGCGCTACCGGATACCGCGGGATCTGTTCGAGGCGTTCTTGATGTCGATGCGCATGGACCTCTCGGTCACCGACTATCCGGACCGGTCCGCGCTGGATCGCTACGTCTACGGTTCGGCGGAGGTGATCGGACTGCAATTGCTGCCGGTACTCGGCACCGCCTCGGCTGCGGCGGAAGCCGCGCCCTACGCGGCCGCGCTCGGAAAAGCCTTCCAGCTCACCAACTTTCTGCGCGATATCGACGAGGACCTGGCCCGCGATCGCGTCTATCTGCCCGCCGACGAACTGGCCGCGCACGGCGTCGACCGGGAACTGCTGTCGTGGTGTAGCGGGCGTGGCAAAGCCGACCCGCGGGTGCGTGCCGCATTGGCCGCACAACACGCCGAGACCCGCGCGATCTACGACTACGCACGCGCCGGTATCGAGACGCTGGCGCCGCGGTCACGGCCCTGCGTGGCCACGGCCGCGGTGCTGTACGCGCGGATCCTCGACCGGATCGAGGACCGGGACTTCGAAGTCTTCGGACATCGCGCCAGGGTCGGCACCGGCGAACGCCTGCGCGTCGGCGGCGCCGGTGTGTTCAAAGCATGGTGGGCCCGCCGGAAAGCGCAGCCGGTCCCGGCGCCCGCGCTGGAGAACCTCCCGACGACTGCCACCGAGGAGTGA
- a CDS encoding polyprenyl synthetase family protein — protein sequence MLFDPVEPPHAPVDRDAADGFAHWYGGLRAQVLDEVAEFLARARIEELAVAGVEEVLRQYALGGKCLRSTFMYLGWLCGGEHDPAALRACASLELLHAFALLQDDVMDAGMLRRGETSAHLRLSERHRENGRSGSARRFGASAATLLGDMCLVWAEQMLRESGVGAEALARLWPTYDLMRIELAVGQFADLSNDTRDLPTLETVLAIARAKSGNYTVRRPLEMGAALADCPAATITALGRYGSLVGEAFQLRDDLLGIFGSATVTGKPEDSDLGQHKATSVVVAAFEMADTATRTQLTEVTTLPVLDAAAITRSRELIAATGAPEYIESMIAERVAEATTVLGTHDLKPDRRAALEHMALLCTAREL from the coding sequence GTGCTTTTCGATCCGGTCGAACCACCGCACGCGCCGGTTGATCGGGATGCCGCGGATGGCTTCGCGCACTGGTACGGCGGGCTGCGCGCCCAGGTGCTGGACGAGGTCGCCGAGTTCTTGGCGCGGGCGCGCATCGAGGAACTGGCGGTTGCCGGGGTCGAGGAGGTGTTGCGTCAGTACGCGCTGGGCGGCAAATGCCTGCGCTCCACCTTCATGTATCTGGGCTGGCTGTGCGGCGGCGAGCACGACCCCGCCGCATTGCGGGCGTGCGCCAGTCTGGAACTGCTGCACGCGTTCGCGCTGCTCCAAGACGACGTGATGGACGCGGGCATGCTGCGGCGCGGCGAAACGTCTGCCCACCTGCGGTTGTCGGAGCGGCATCGGGAGAACGGCCGATCCGGGTCGGCGCGCCGATTCGGCGCGTCCGCGGCGACGCTGCTCGGCGACATGTGCCTGGTCTGGGCGGAACAGATGCTGCGGGAAAGCGGGGTCGGCGCCGAGGCGCTGGCGCGGCTGTGGCCGACCTACGACCTGATGCGGATCGAATTGGCGGTGGGGCAGTTCGCGGATCTGTCCAACGACACCCGGGATCTGCCCACGCTGGAAACGGTCCTGGCCATCGCGCGCGCGAAATCGGGCAACTACACGGTGCGGCGTCCCTTGGAAATGGGTGCGGCACTGGCGGATTGCCCCGCGGCGACGATCACGGCGCTGGGCCGCTACGGCAGCCTCGTCGGTGAGGCTTTTCAGTTGCGTGACGACCTGCTCGGGATCTTCGGCTCCGCCACGGTCACCGGAAAACCCGAAGACAGCGATCTGGGTCAGCACAAAGCGACCAGCGTGGTGGTGGCCGCGTTCGAGATGGCCGACACCGCGACTCGAACCCAGCTGACGGAAGTCACGACGCTGCCGGTGCTCGACGCGGCGGCGATCACGCGCAGCCGGGAGCTGATCGCGGCCACCGGTGCGCCGGAGTACATCGAGTCGATGATCGCCGAACGGGTCGCGGAGGCGACCACGGTGCTCGGGACGCACGACCTGAAACCGGATCGGCGCGCGGCACTGGAACATATGGCGCTGCTGTGCACCGCCCGCGAACTATGA
- a CDS encoding lycopene cyclase domain-containing protein has protein sequence MGGVGYTLPAVVAVVVVCLLEWMWLRTGLFHRPAYWLSMLIVFGFQIPVDGWLTDLDAPIIVYNPDHILGLRFPLDIPVEDFLFGFALVTAVLLGWERTRQRQEEARR, from the coding sequence CTGGGCGGAGTGGGTTACACGCTGCCCGCCGTGGTCGCGGTCGTCGTGGTGTGCCTGCTGGAGTGGATGTGGTTGCGCACCGGGCTGTTTCACCGTCCGGCCTACTGGCTGTCGATGCTGATCGTGTTCGGATTTCAGATCCCGGTCGACGGCTGGCTCACCGATCTCGACGCTCCCATCATCGTCTACAACCCGGATCACATTCTCGGCCTTCGTTTTCCGCTGGATATCCCGGTAGAGGACTTCCTGTTCGGGTTCGCGCTGGTGACCGCGGTCCTGCTCGGCTGGGAACGAACACGACAGCGACAGGAGGAAGCTCGCCGATGA
- the crtI gene encoding phytoene desaturase family protein, whose amino-acid sequence MRTVSGRTDHVVVVGAGLAGLSAALHLAGRGRSVTVVEREAWPGGRMGRLDIDGYRIDTGPTVLTMPEVLDEAFAAVGERTSDRVQLVPVAPAYHARFADGRTLEVHSDAAEMTRRITDFAGAGQAAGYNRLRAWLTRLYAAEFDQFIGSNFDSPASMLTPGLARLVGLGGFRGWDRKVAEFIDDPDLRRVFTFQSLYAGVAPQHARAAYAVIAYMDTMAGVFFPRGGMRAVPDALAAAAESAGVRFRYGDAVTELVRSGNRVHAVRTEQGADIACDAVVLTTELHRSHALLGHRSRRPMAVRAAPSAVVLHLGCDRGSELPHHSLLFGAAWRSVFREIITEGQVMSDPSLLLTRPTAADPSLAPPGRDLLYLLAPAPNLARGDIDWDAKGPEYAEQILDIARRRLGGDALRDVQVLRVVTPADWARQDMLAGSPFALAHTFAQTGPFRPANMVRGVENAVLAGGSTVPGVGIPPVLISGRLAADRITGPWHGAHPTAGTVADRGAR is encoded by the coding sequence ATGCGCACCGTTTCCGGTCGTACCGATCATGTCGTGGTGGTCGGCGCGGGACTGGCAGGTTTGTCCGCGGCGCTGCACCTGGCGGGCCGGGGACGCTCGGTCACCGTCGTCGAGCGCGAAGCCTGGCCGGGCGGCCGCATGGGGCGGCTCGACATCGATGGCTACCGCATCGACACCGGCCCGACCGTGCTGACCATGCCCGAAGTGCTCGACGAAGCCTTCGCCGCGGTGGGGGAGCGGACCTCGGATCGAGTCCAGTTGGTCCCGGTCGCACCGGCCTACCACGCGCGTTTCGCCGACGGACGCACCCTCGAGGTGCACAGCGACGCCGCCGAGATGACCCGGCGGATCACCGATTTCGCCGGTGCCGGGCAGGCGGCGGGCTATAACCGGCTGCGCGCCTGGCTGACCCGGCTGTACGCGGCGGAGTTCGATCAATTCATCGGGTCGAATTTCGATTCGCCGGCGTCGATGCTCACGCCCGGATTGGCCCGGCTCGTCGGCCTGGGCGGGTTTCGCGGCTGGGACCGCAAGGTCGCCGAGTTCATCGACGACCCAGACTTGCGTCGCGTCTTCACCTTCCAGTCGTTGTATGCGGGCGTCGCGCCACAGCACGCGCGGGCGGCCTACGCCGTGATCGCCTACATGGACACCATGGCGGGGGTTTTCTTCCCGCGGGGCGGCATGCGTGCGGTGCCCGATGCGCTGGCGGCGGCGGCCGAATCCGCGGGTGTGCGGTTCCGATACGGCGACGCGGTGACGGAATTGGTCAGATCCGGCAACCGTGTGCACGCTGTGCGCACCGAGCAGGGCGCCGACATCGCCTGCGACGCAGTGGTGTTGACCACCGAACTGCACCGCAGTCACGCGCTGCTCGGGCACCGTTCGCGCCGGCCGATGGCGGTGCGCGCCGCGCCCTCGGCGGTGGTCCTGCATCTGGGCTGTGACCGCGGCAGCGAGCTTCCGCACCACAGCCTGCTCTTCGGCGCGGCCTGGCGGTCCGTCTTCCGCGAGATCATCACCGAGGGGCAGGTCATGTCCGATCCGTCGCTGCTGCTCACCAGGCCCACGGCCGCCGATCCGTCGCTCGCGCCGCCGGGGCGCGATCTGCTCTATCTGCTCGCACCCGCGCCGAATCTGGCACGCGGCGATATCGATTGGGACGCAAAGGGTCCCGAGTACGCCGAGCAGATCCTCGACATCGCGCGACGGCGGCTGGGCGGCGACGCGCTGCGCGATGTGCAGGTGCTGCGCGTGGTCACTCCCGCGGACTGGGCGCGACAGGACATGCTCGCCGGTAGCCCCTTCGCGCTGGCGCACACCTTCGCCCAAACCGGGCCGTTCCGGCCGGCCAACATGGTGCGCGGAGTCGAAAACGCGGTGCTGGCAGGCGGATCGACGGTTCCCGGAGTCGGTATACCGCCGGTGCTCATCTCCGGACGTCTCGCCGCCGATCGGATCACCGGCCCGTGGCACGGTGCCCACCCGACCGCCGGAACAGTAGCGGATCGGGGAGCGCGATGA
- a CDS encoding lycopene cyclase domain-containing protein → MDRWHYLLVLIACVVLTAPLEFLGRGVYRRPRLLLGAVVPIGVFVIWDLVAIAAGVWSFNPRYVLGVRLPGGLPLEELLFFVVVPLCGLLTFVAVEGLLDKARLAGRKRAQR, encoded by the coding sequence GTGGACCGATGGCACTATCTGCTCGTCCTGATCGCGTGCGTGGTGTTGACGGCGCCGCTGGAATTCCTCGGGCGCGGGGTATATCGCAGGCCGCGCTTGCTGCTGGGCGCCGTGGTGCCGATCGGTGTGTTCGTCATCTGGGATCTGGTGGCGATCGCCGCGGGCGTGTGGAGTTTCAATCCGCGCTATGTGCTCGGTGTACGGCTGCCGGGCGGGCTGCCGCTCGAGGAATTGCTGTTCTTCGTGGTCGTGCCGCTGTGCGGGTTGCTGACCTTCGTCGCGGTCGAGGGCTTGCTGGACAAGGCGCGCCTCGCCGGCCGGAAACGGGCACAACGGTGA